From a single Paenibacillus sp. FSL R5-0345 genomic region:
- a CDS encoding HAMP domain-containing sensor histidine kinase codes for MDNLKKSSPKRTSILSYWTVRYLLIISVGLLLTALTTFWWIQQEAMSNRMQTTGLLAQEIADRSVNHEGSIEISQNLGKLIEDRKRFFKLTVEMCVIITDQQGQMLFSMPPLTDDEMRHKLNDSLNDSRSPEFKAAVAPISSDNETLGQVIVLQSKKSLRHIPQDEIIFFSVLLLFLIILSWLTIYLLSRKLAKPIQKVAAAAAQISHGRYDIVLDKNAKEREIHELMLSFEEMAGKLQQFEHSRAIMLAGVSHELKTPVTSIKGLIHAVREGVVEDDEAVEFLDIALQEAGRLQRMVADLLDYNALTAGMVSVRHDRLDAVPLLSEIVYQWKLTQEETVAEPVLHMPRNPLFLRGDSLRIQQIIVNLLNNSVQAKAPDRKVQLTVELLEQHSHGLAEIRVQDNGLGISSNHSEHIFEAFFRGSDKQSTLRGLGLGLTFSRLLAESMNGSLVLEKHSEEGCIFVLSLPLDH; via the coding sequence CATCATCAGTGTCGGTCTCCTGCTAACTGCGCTAACGACGTTCTGGTGGATCCAACAAGAAGCTATGAGCAACCGGATGCAGACCACCGGATTATTAGCACAGGAGATTGCCGACCGGAGCGTAAATCATGAGGGTTCAATCGAGATCAGCCAAAATCTTGGAAAGCTCATTGAAGATCGAAAACGTTTCTTCAAGCTAACTGTAGAGATGTGTGTAATTATTACGGATCAACAAGGCCAGATGTTGTTCTCTATGCCGCCTCTAACTGACGATGAAATGAGGCATAAACTTAATGATAGCTTGAACGATTCACGTAGTCCGGAATTCAAAGCTGCAGTTGCCCCAATTAGTTCAGATAACGAAACACTGGGACAGGTGATTGTCCTTCAATCCAAGAAATCGCTGCGGCATATTCCGCAGGATGAAATCATTTTCTTCTCCGTTTTGCTGCTATTTCTAATCATATTAAGTTGGCTAACCATTTACCTCCTGTCGCGTAAACTGGCAAAACCGATTCAGAAGGTTGCGGCCGCGGCGGCACAAATCAGCCATGGTCGATATGATATCGTACTTGATAAGAATGCGAAGGAACGAGAAATTCATGAGTTGATGTTGTCTTTTGAAGAGATGGCGGGTAAGTTACAACAATTTGAGCATTCCCGTGCTATTATGTTAGCCGGAGTATCCCATGAATTAAAGACACCAGTAACCTCTATAAAGGGTCTAATCCATGCCGTCCGTGAAGGGGTTGTCGAAGACGATGAGGCTGTGGAATTTCTAGATATTGCCTTGCAGGAAGCTGGACGATTGCAGCGGATGGTGGCGGATCTTCTTGATTACAACGCACTGACTGCAGGAATGGTTTCTGTCCGTCACGATCGACTGGATGCCGTGCCACTGTTATCAGAAATCGTGTATCAATGGAAGCTGACACAAGAGGAAACAGTTGCTGAGCCTGTGCTCCATATGCCGAGAAATCCCTTGTTTTTGCGTGGAGACTCGCTTCGGATTCAACAAATTATCGTTAATTTGCTTAATAATAGTGTACAAGCAAAAGCTCCAGATCGAAAAGTACAGCTTACGGTAGAATTGCTTGAACAGCATAGCCATGGGTTGGCCGAAATCCGTGTTCAAGATAATGGCCTTGGCATCTCATCGAATCATAGTGAGCATATCTTCGAGGCTTTTTTCCGAGGTAGCGACAAACAGAGCACACTACGTGGTCTGGGACTTGGTCTCACCTTCAGCCGTCTGCTGGCGGAATCTATGAATGGGAGCCTTGTGCTTGAGAAGCACTCCGAGGAAGGCTGTATCTTCGTACTGTCTCTGCCGCTTGATCACTAA